One genomic segment of Streptomyces liangshanensis includes these proteins:
- a CDS encoding WhiB family transcriptional regulator, with the protein MGWVTDWSAQAACRTTDPDELFVQGAAQNRAKAVCTGCPVRTECLADALDNRVEFGVWGGMTERERRALLRRRPTVTSWRRLLETARTEYERGAGLLPVGLEDDETYETYAAAG; encoded by the coding sequence ATGGGCTGGGTAACCGACTGGAGTGCGCAGGCAGCTTGCCGCACTACCGATCCGGATGAATTGTTCGTGCAAGGTGCAGCGCAGAACAGGGCCAAGGCGGTGTGCACCGGTTGCCCGGTGCGCACGGAGTGCCTGGCGGACGCGCTGGACAACCGCGTCGAGTTCGGCGTGTGGGGTGGGATGACGGAGCGGGAGCGCCGCGCGTTGCTGCGCAGGCGTCCGACCGTCACGTCGTGGCGAAGACTGCTCGAAACCGCGCGTACCGAGTACGAGCGCGGCGCGGGCCTCCTGCCCGTGGGCCTGGAGGACGACGAGACGTACGAGACGTACGCGGCCGCGGGATAG
- a CDS encoding transglycosylase domain-containing protein — protein MPKKRSGGGLTGTQQAAKFLGVSVLAGAVLAGIALPAFGALGLAAKGTVEGFDEIPANLKTPPLSQRTEILDADGGQIATVYSRDRTVVPLKDISPYMQKAIVAIEDSRFYEHGAIDLKGVLRAANRNAQSGGVSEGASTLTQQYVKNVFVEEAGDDATKFKQATQQTLGRKIQELKYAIQVEEELGKKKILENYLNITFFGQQAYGIEAASQRYFSTSAKNLSLGQAAMLAGIVQSPTRYDPVNDPAEAQKRRNTVLQRMADVGAVTQAEADKAGAEPIKLKVSKPKNGCITAVSGAGFFCDYVREVFLTDPVFGKTREARAKVWNQGGLTIRTTLDPQAQKSAQASIKDHVYKSDPVATALSIVEPGTGKILAMGQSRPYGFGKNETQINLSVNQNMGGGAGYQPGSTFKPIVAAAALEQGIPATQQFPSPYQMTYPRPVQTCDGPWNDRDVPVENENESEHGPYDMKEATAKSVNTYYVELISKIGVCPVTDMATKMGVKRADGNRIQQVPSITLGTQEMSPLTMASAYATFASRGMYCSPIAIESITGPGKKQLPVPKSTCNRAMSEKTADTINTLLKGVVEDGTGTEAGLGPQRPSAGKTGTTDYRYAAWFVGYTPNMSGAVWVGDPQHKRKMVNITIGGEYQAKVFGGQVPGPIWKDAMTGALAGHPAPPFNEISIPDPPRKDAKPENGDAKPGDIAGQTDGGNGDGGGNGDGGNGGGGNGGDNPFPDFSVRPGLLSGGNGNGGGNGQDGGGNGP, from the coding sequence ATGCCAAAGAAGCGCTCGGGCGGGGGTCTGACCGGGACCCAGCAGGCCGCCAAATTCCTCGGTGTCAGTGTGCTCGCGGGAGCGGTGCTGGCGGGAATCGCCTTGCCGGCGTTCGGCGCGCTGGGACTCGCGGCCAAGGGAACGGTCGAGGGATTCGACGAGATCCCCGCCAATCTCAAGACGCCGCCGCTGAGCCAGCGCACCGAGATCCTGGACGCCGACGGCGGCCAGATCGCCACGGTCTACTCGCGTGACCGCACCGTCGTGCCGCTCAAGGACATCTCCCCGTACATGCAGAAGGCGATCGTCGCGATCGAGGACTCGCGCTTCTACGAGCACGGGGCGATCGACCTCAAGGGCGTGCTCCGCGCGGCCAATCGCAACGCGCAGTCGGGCGGGGTGTCGGAAGGCGCCTCGACACTGACCCAGCAGTACGTGAAGAACGTGTTCGTCGAGGAGGCCGGCGACGACGCGACGAAGTTCAAGCAGGCCACCCAGCAGACGCTGGGCCGCAAGATCCAGGAGTTGAAGTACGCGATCCAGGTCGAGGAAGAGCTCGGCAAGAAGAAGATCCTCGAGAACTATCTGAACATCACCTTCTTCGGTCAGCAGGCGTACGGCATCGAGGCCGCGTCGCAGCGGTACTTCTCCACGTCGGCGAAGAACCTGAGCCTCGGCCAGGCCGCCATGCTGGCGGGCATCGTCCAGTCGCCGACGCGCTACGACCCGGTCAACGACCCGGCGGAGGCGCAGAAACGCCGTAACACCGTCCTCCAGCGGATGGCCGACGTCGGCGCCGTCACGCAGGCCGAGGCCGACAAGGCCGGCGCCGAGCCGATCAAGCTGAAGGTCAGCAAGCCGAAGAACGGCTGCATCACCGCCGTCAGCGGCGCGGGCTTCTTCTGCGACTACGTCCGCGAGGTCTTCCTCACCGACCCGGTCTTCGGCAAGACGCGCGAGGCGCGCGCCAAGGTCTGGAACCAGGGCGGGCTGACGATCCGTACGACGCTGGACCCGCAGGCGCAGAAGTCGGCGCAGGCGTCGATCAAGGACCACGTCTACAAGAGCGACCCGGTCGCGACGGCGCTGTCGATCGTCGAGCCGGGCACCGGCAAGATCCTGGCCATGGGCCAGTCGCGGCCGTACGGCTTCGGGAAGAACGAGACCCAGATCAACCTGTCCGTGAACCAGAACATGGGCGGCGGCGCCGGGTACCAGCCGGGGTCGACGTTCAAGCCGATCGTCGCGGCGGCGGCGCTGGAGCAGGGCATTCCGGCGACGCAGCAGTTCCCGTCCCCGTACCAGATGACGTACCCGCGGCCGGTCCAGACCTGCGACGGTCCCTGGAACGACAGGGACGTCCCGGTCGAGAACGAGAACGAGTCGGAGCACGGCCCGTACGACATGAAGGAAGCGACCGCGAAGTCGGTCAACACCTACTACGTCGAGCTGATCAGCAAGATCGGCGTCTGCCCGGTGACCGACATGGCCACCAAGATGGGCGTCAAGCGGGCCGACGGCAACCGGATCCAGCAGGTGCCGTCGATCACCCTGGGCACGCAGGAGATGTCGCCGCTGACCATGGCGTCGGCGTACGCGACGTTCGCCAGCCGCGGCATGTACTGCTCGCCGATCGCGATCGAGTCGATCACCGGCCCCGGCAAGAAGCAGCTGCCGGTGCCGAAGTCGACCTGCAACCGCGCGATGTCCGAGAAGACCGCCGACACCATCAACACGCTGCTCAAGGGCGTGGTGGAGGACGGTACCGGTACGGAGGCGGGCCTCGGCCCGCAGCGGCCGAGCGCGGGCAAGACCGGTACGACGGACTACCGCTACGCGGCCTGGTTCGTCGGCTACACGCCGAACATGTCGGGCGCGGTGTGGGTCGGTGACCCGCAGCACAAGCGGAAGATGGTGAACATCACCATCGGTGGCGAGTACCAGGCGAAGGTCTTCGGTGGGCAGGTGCCGGGGCCGATCTGGAAGGACGCCATGACGGGCGCGCTGGCCGGGCACCCGGCTCCGCCGTTCAACGAGATCAGCATCCCGGATCCTCCGAGGAAGGACGCGAAGCCGGAGAACGGGGACGCTAAGCCGGGTGACATCGCGGGCCAGACGGACGGCGGGAACGGCGATGGCGGCGGCAACGGTGACGGTGGGAACGGGGGCGGTGGGAACGGCGGCGACAACCCCTTCCCGGACTTCTCGGTGCGGCCGGGGCTGCTGAGCGGCGGGAACGGCAACGGCGGCGGGAACGGCCAGGACGGCGGCGGAAACGGCCCGTAG
- a CDS encoding GatB/YqeY domain-containing protein, whose product MTSLKSKLKEDLTASIRARDELRSATLRLTLTAITKEEVSGTSARELSDDEVQKVIAREAKKRREAAEAFALGGRTEQAEREKAEGVLLDAYLPKQLSDDELGDIVAQAVGEARAAGAEGPRAMGAVMKIVNPKVAGRAEGGRVAALVKQQLAAG is encoded by the coding sequence ATGACCAGCCTCAAGTCCAAGCTCAAGGAAGACCTCACCGCCTCCATCCGCGCCCGTGACGAGCTGCGCTCCGCCACGCTCCGGCTGACCCTCACCGCGATCACCAAGGAGGAGGTCTCGGGCACGTCCGCCCGTGAGCTCTCCGACGACGAGGTGCAGAAGGTCATCGCCCGGGAGGCGAAGAAGCGCCGTGAGGCGGCCGAGGCGTTCGCGCTCGGCGGGCGTACGGAGCAGGCCGAGAGGGAGAAGGCCGAGGGCGTGCTCCTCGACGCGTACCTGCCGAAGCAGCTGTCCGACGACGAGCTCGGCGACATCGTCGCCCAGGCCGTCGGCGAGGCGCGCGCCGCGGGCGCCGAGGGGCCGCGCGCGATGGGGGCCGTCATGAAGATCGTGAACCCGAAGGTCGCCGGCCGGGCCGAGGGCGGCCGGGTCGCCGCCCTGGTCAAGCAGCAGCTCGCCGCTGGGTGA
- a CDS encoding metallophosphoesterase produces the protein MRARYGVPLGIAAVGAAGIAYAAGIEARSFRLRRVTVPVLPRGMRDLRFLQVSDIHMVSGQRKKRHWLQALAGLRPDFVVNTGDNLSDPEGVPELLDALGPLMEFPGVYVFGSNDYYGPKLRNPARYLLEKAQGRHGLNGNAPAPAAVRNPWEPMRDAFDAAGWADLTNTRGRLKIDGYELAFTGLDDPHIKRDRYERVAGGPEADADLSIGVVHAPYLRALDAFTADGYPLILAGHTHGGQLCIPFYGALVTNCDLDTDRVKGLSTHRSGGHTSYLHVSAGCGTNRYTPVRFACPPEATLVTLTPHP, from the coding sequence ATGCGCGCACGTTACGGAGTACCCCTCGGAATCGCGGCAGTCGGCGCGGCCGGAATCGCCTACGCGGCGGGGATCGAAGCACGCTCGTTCCGGTTGCGGCGGGTCACCGTCCCCGTACTGCCGCGGGGCATGCGTGATCTTCGTTTCCTCCAGGTGTCCGACATCCACATGGTGAGCGGACAGCGCAAGAAACGGCACTGGCTCCAGGCGCTCGCGGGGCTGCGCCCGGACTTCGTGGTGAACACCGGCGACAACCTGTCGGACCCGGAGGGCGTACCGGAGCTGCTGGACGCGCTGGGCCCGCTGATGGAGTTCCCGGGCGTGTACGTCTTCGGCTCGAACGACTACTACGGCCCGAAGCTCCGCAACCCGGCCCGCTACCTCCTGGAGAAGGCCCAGGGCCGCCACGGCCTGAACGGCAACGCCCCGGCGCCGGCCGCGGTGCGCAACCCCTGGGAGCCGATGCGCGACGCCTTCGACGCGGCGGGCTGGGCGGACCTCACCAACACGCGCGGCCGGCTCAAGATCGACGGCTACGAGCTCGCGTTCACGGGCCTGGACGACCCGCACATCAAGCGGGACAGGTACGAGCGGGTCGCCGGCGGCCCGGAGGCGGACGCGGACCTCTCGATCGGCGTGGTCCACGCCCCGTACCTGCGCGCCCTGGACGCCTTCACGGCCGACGGCTACCCGCTGATCCTGGCGGGCCACACCCACGGCGGCCAGCTGTGCATCCCCTTCTACGGCGCCCTGGTCACCAACTGCGACCTGGACACGGACCGCGTGAAGGGCCTCTCGACCCACCGCTCGGGCGGCCACACCTCGTACCTGCACGTCTCGGCGGGCTGCGGCACGAACCGCTACACCCCGGTCCGCTTCGCCTGCCCCCCGGAAGCCACGCTGGTCACCCTGACCCCCCACCCCTGA
- a CDS encoding DUF4365 domain-containing protein, with translation MAAEATSWQKEQVSRAYVHALATQGGYTICDWNVDKDGVDVTLRSRGLMVDIQLKCTQNPRTIRSGYSFDLDIETYDKLRDPERSAPGHLALLIVPRDIGRWVIHQPDSIVLACHGYWSSLYGMEHAPGSSTTAIHLPEHQELTVKAMGTMFDAARRMTNSAGPGLN, from the coding sequence ATGGCTGCTGAGGCGACAAGCTGGCAGAAGGAGCAAGTCAGCCGCGCTTACGTGCACGCCTTAGCCACGCAGGGTGGGTACACGATCTGCGACTGGAACGTGGACAAGGACGGAGTCGACGTCACTCTTCGTTCTCGTGGCCTCATGGTCGATATCCAGCTCAAGTGCACACAGAACCCGCGCACTATCAGGAGCGGCTACAGCTTCGACCTGGACATCGAGACCTACGACAAATTGCGTGACCCTGAGCGCTCGGCGCCTGGTCATCTTGCACTGCTCATCGTCCCGCGCGACATCGGGCGCTGGGTCATCCACCAGCCGGATTCGATAGTCCTTGCTTGTCACGGCTACTGGTCCTCCCTCTACGGGATGGAACACGCCCCAGGGAGCTCAACCACCGCGATACACCTTCCTGAGCACCAAGAGCTCACCGTGAAGGCCATGGGGACCATGTTCGATGCTGCACGCCGCATGACCAACAGCGCCGGTCCGGGGTTGAACTGA
- a CDS encoding PIN-like domain-containing protein, which translates to MTYAGTDPEAGGVEVPRGIFDCDEAYRSPVAADYAHVFRTGMVVLDTNVLLNLYRSNERTRLDTLAVLTKLRDRLWVPHQVLTEIWRNREQRSVRHHHSTKAKDAAAVMDKVPRTAEDAVERWMRDVRLKKDEAVTQQIEAALEQLREAAAELRGLIEGQAKLDALVGTAETYTDPVLTELETLLSGRIGGPLPQDEYDKAVQEAQTRAEDEIPPGYEDFRTKSPEQAAGDYVLWLQLMQEAQRRGGDVLLVTGDVKKDWWVPRDADIPARPRPELVVELRKQAGGRLYMLTPGELLKWAEDLLEGLEVDEDSVSDLDRLRGEGQDGDTSAPTGWGVMSLGRFVGELEARYPVHHKVVVEAAQNGGFVDRARVYELAGYRPDRQLKGFTRPISTVTRNLEDKGVLTGEEPFLLRTIYGSPDEPSWATGFRLADEVMAFFARMAEETKPEPVRGDEQAAP; encoded by the coding sequence ATGACGTACGCGGGAACAGACCCGGAAGCGGGCGGTGTCGAAGTGCCGCGCGGGATCTTCGACTGTGACGAGGCGTACCGCAGTCCGGTCGCCGCCGACTACGCGCACGTCTTCCGGACCGGCATGGTCGTCCTGGACACCAATGTGCTGCTCAATCTCTACCGTTCGAACGAGCGGACACGGTTGGACACCCTCGCCGTACTGACCAAGCTCCGCGACCGACTGTGGGTTCCGCACCAGGTGTTGACGGAGATCTGGCGCAACCGGGAGCAGCGCTCCGTCCGCCACCACCACAGCACCAAGGCGAAGGACGCCGCCGCGGTGATGGACAAGGTGCCGCGGACTGCGGAGGACGCGGTGGAGCGCTGGATGAGAGACGTGAGGCTGAAGAAGGACGAGGCCGTCACTCAGCAGATCGAAGCGGCTTTGGAGCAACTCAGAGAGGCAGCAGCGGAGTTGCGTGGCCTCATCGAGGGCCAGGCGAAGCTCGACGCACTGGTCGGAACCGCGGAGACGTACACCGATCCTGTACTGACCGAGCTGGAAACGCTGTTGTCGGGCCGCATCGGCGGTCCGTTGCCTCAGGATGAGTACGACAAGGCCGTACAAGAGGCACAGACACGTGCCGAGGACGAAATCCCGCCGGGGTACGAGGACTTCAGGACCAAGTCCCCCGAGCAGGCGGCCGGTGACTACGTGCTGTGGCTGCAACTCATGCAGGAGGCGCAGCGCCGCGGGGGTGACGTGCTGCTGGTCACCGGCGACGTGAAGAAGGACTGGTGGGTGCCGCGGGACGCGGACATCCCCGCGCGCCCCCGGCCGGAGCTTGTCGTCGAGCTACGCAAGCAGGCCGGCGGCCGCCTCTACATGCTCACCCCGGGTGAGCTGCTCAAGTGGGCCGAGGATCTGCTCGAAGGCCTGGAGGTCGACGAGGACTCGGTCTCCGACCTGGACCGACTGCGAGGGGAGGGCCAGGACGGCGACACGAGCGCGCCGACGGGGTGGGGAGTGATGTCCCTCGGGCGCTTCGTCGGGGAACTCGAGGCGCGGTACCCGGTGCACCACAAGGTGGTGGTCGAGGCCGCTCAGAACGGTGGTTTCGTGGATCGGGCGAGGGTCTACGAGCTGGCCGGATACCGACCGGATCGGCAACTCAAGGGGTTCACGCGGCCGATCAGCACGGTCACGCGAAACCTGGAGGACAAGGGAGTGCTCACCGGTGAGGAGCCGTTCCTGCTGCGCACCATCTACGGTTCGCCGGACGAGCCCTCCTGGGCCACGGGCTTCCGGCTGGCCGACGAGGTGATGGCGTTCTTCGCGCGGATGGCGGAGGAGACCAAGCCCGAGCCCGTCCGGGGCGACGAGCAGGCCGCTCCGTAG
- a CDS encoding DUF7336 domain-containing protein has protein sequence MDERDGDDVKLLGVFSTRERAEAGRERARVLPGFRDEPECFVVDGYELDVGTWGEGFVRVPPGE, from the coding sequence GTGGACGAGCGGGACGGCGACGACGTCAAGCTGCTCGGTGTGTTCTCGACGCGGGAGCGGGCAGAGGCGGGGCGGGAGCGGGCGCGGGTTTTGCCGGGGTTTCGGGATGAGCCCGAGTGCTTTGTCGTCGACGGGTACGAACTCGACGTGGGCACCTGGGGCGAGGGGTTCGTTCGGGTCCCGCCCGGTGAGTAG
- a CDS encoding YbaB/EbfC family nucleoid-associated protein, with the protein MSQLLQQAQQMQAGLLAAQRELTELAIEGSAGGGAVRVTVDGALQLKHVFIAPEAADPNDTEHLARLILTATENARASARETATSALLPAIADTLTHGIRQHLDPRHPNAAQRPRPTPE; encoded by the coding sequence ATGAGTCAACTCCTGCAACAGGCCCAGCAGATGCAGGCCGGCCTGCTGGCCGCGCAACGGGAACTGACCGAACTGGCCATCGAGGGCTCGGCCGGCGGCGGGGCGGTCCGCGTCACGGTGGACGGAGCCCTCCAGCTCAAGCACGTCTTCATCGCCCCCGAGGCCGCCGACCCCAACGACACCGAACACCTGGCCCGCCTGATCCTCACGGCAACGGAGAACGCACGCGCCTCGGCCCGCGAGACCGCGACCAGCGCCCTGCTCCCGGCCATAGCCGACACCCTGACCCACGGCATCCGACAACACCTCGACCCCCGCCACCCCAACGCCGCACAACGCCCGCGCCCGACCCCGGAGTAA
- a CDS encoding RICIN domain-containing protein, whose amino-acid sequence MGEPIHEGPKGPGVPGFAASFATSSRQRGDRDTPGLLGRLLTTGLVVVVLGAGVMGVGKLIDYQRDKSRAAQAQAAERVALSEPSRPSPAPSGTGKPRDIPQLPSGQGPIRYLVPPALQPVAPSSPSPTGKPSDKPSKAPADKKPSQKPSEKPANSSAGNSQQLAAGQKSFSLQASQPSHRIVGAASNRCVDVKDAIYTAAPATALQLFACGNNPNQQWTVHSDGTIRSLGMCMSVGGGSTADGASVDLYTCDGSASQQWRVEAAGDIANVKANKCLDARDFGTADRTALQIYACEGTNNQKWHFG is encoded by the coding sequence GTGGGAGAGCCCATACACGAGGGGCCCAAGGGCCCCGGCGTACCGGGTTTCGCGGCCAGCTTCGCGACGAGTTCGAGGCAGCGGGGCGACCGCGACACCCCGGGTCTGCTGGGCCGGCTCCTCACCACCGGACTGGTGGTCGTGGTTCTGGGCGCGGGGGTCATGGGCGTGGGCAAGCTCATCGACTACCAGCGCGACAAGAGCCGGGCGGCGCAGGCCCAGGCCGCCGAACGGGTCGCGCTGAGCGAACCGTCCCGCCCGTCGCCCGCGCCGAGCGGCACGGGCAAACCCCGGGACATCCCCCAACTGCCGTCCGGGCAGGGGCCGATCCGGTACCTGGTGCCCCCGGCGCTCCAGCCCGTCGCCCCCTCTTCGCCGAGCCCGACGGGCAAGCCGAGCGACAAGCCGTCCAAGGCGCCCGCCGACAAGAAGCCGTCACAGAAGCCCTCCGAGAAGCCCGCGAACTCCTCCGCCGGCAACTCCCAGCAGTTGGCGGCCGGACAGAAATCTTTCAGCCTCCAGGCCTCCCAGCCGAGCCACCGCATCGTCGGCGCCGCGTCGAACCGCTGCGTCGACGTGAAGGATGCCATCTACACCGCCGCCCCGGCGACCGCGCTCCAGCTGTTCGCGTGCGGCAACAACCCGAACCAGCAGTGGACCGTCCACTCCGACGGCACCATCCGCTCCCTGGGGATGTGCATGTCCGTGGGCGGCGGCTCCACGGCCGACGGCGCCAGTGTCGACCTCTACACCTGCGACGGCAGCGCCAGCCAGCAGTGGCGCGTCGAAGCGGCGGGTGACATCGCCAACGTCAAGGCCAACAAGTGCCTGGACGCCCGCGACTTCGGCACCGCGGACCGCACGGCGCTCCAGATCTACGCCTGCGAGGGCACCAACAACCAGAAGTGGCACTTCGGCTGA
- a CDS encoding WXG100 family type VII secretion target, producing the protein MSTPVEQSTTIGDVEYSVTPGELLAAANSTNTTAQELDAQLSALKTYVIGLEEAWHGMAANEFQDLMVQWDTYARMLNDALTSIAGGLQGNYGNYDVSEQRNLTNLSSVRANIPSANFS; encoded by the coding sequence ATGTCCACTCCGGTCGAACAATCCACAACAATCGGTGATGTCGAGTACAGCGTCACTCCCGGTGAGCTTCTGGCGGCGGCGAACAGTACGAACACCACCGCGCAGGAACTCGACGCGCAGCTGAGCGCGCTCAAGACGTACGTGATCGGCCTGGAAGAGGCCTGGCACGGTATGGCGGCCAACGAGTTCCAGGACCTCATGGTCCAGTGGGACACCTACGCGCGGATGCTCAACGACGCGCTGACCAGCATCGCCGGCGGCCTCCAGGGGAACTACGGCAACTACGACGTCTCCGAGCAGCGGAACCTGACGAACCTGTCGTCCGTCCGCGCCAACATCCCCTCCGCCAACTTCTCCTGA
- a CDS encoding WXG100 family type VII secretion target: protein MPGFDDVQILVTHELGTAGPTLTNRADECVDELNALKARLAPLADSWTRSQAASFYQEKQAEWDTAALGLFGPEGILAQIAHAMNVNYGNYADAELSNISTWRSGN from the coding sequence ATGCCCGGTTTCGACGACGTACAGATCCTTGTCACCCATGAACTCGGCACCGCCGGCCCCACTTTGACCAACCGGGCCGACGAGTGCGTCGACGAGCTCAACGCGCTGAAGGCGCGGCTCGCGCCGCTCGCCGACTCCTGGACCCGCAGCCAGGCCGCCTCCTTCTACCAGGAGAAGCAGGCCGAGTGGGACACCGCGGCGCTCGGCCTGTTCGGGCCCGAGGGGATCCTCGCGCAGATCGCCCACGCCATGAACGTCAACTACGGCAACTACGCGGACGCGGAGCTGTCCAACATCAGCACCTGGCGCAGCGGCAACTGA
- a CDS encoding EsaB/YukD family protein, whose translation MDDERCRITVVGSRRRVDLAVPARTAIAEYTPGLLRLCGQDEEDDTFPAAWSLALPGARPLSPGVSLSEAGVADGATLYLRDAAAGEFDGPEITDLDELVGEANQDGLHWDTRQHALTVLFLGLGGMVAALAVFVGLTAGDAVYQAAGLGAVVGGLGLAVLAGHATRRAWPLALPVRLGLALAAVPLVAVGAVLLVPSSRDSSTAVIVATASGVLAGALAARLAVNHALTLTTLVVAAVVLPTAGLLAGFGATLVESAGVVAVLAMGALAVLPVTAGHLVALSAPSDAREGVSGASVPGLVALGRRVLAGLTQVLSAVLVAALVVLGTAADAYALILTLVVSGVLLLRSGQLKITAAVLPMAAAGFAGLATVLLHAPGALGAPDWSGPLAGLVAGAVLLGTGVVRALPAAEQIRERPSWFSGLSSALALTAVPLAVGLFGVFGTLMNMGELM comes from the coding sequence GTGGACGACGAACGGTGCCGGATCACGGTGGTGGGCAGCCGCAGGCGGGTCGATCTGGCGGTCCCGGCCCGGACGGCGATCGCCGAGTACACCCCGGGTCTGCTGCGGCTCTGCGGGCAGGACGAGGAGGACGACACCTTCCCCGCCGCCTGGTCGCTGGCGCTGCCCGGGGCGAGGCCGCTCTCCCCCGGCGTCTCGCTCAGCGAGGCCGGTGTCGCCGACGGCGCGACGCTGTACCTGCGGGACGCGGCCGCGGGTGAGTTCGACGGCCCGGAGATCACCGACCTGGACGAGCTGGTCGGCGAGGCCAACCAGGACGGGCTGCACTGGGACACCCGGCAGCACGCGCTGACCGTGCTGTTCCTCGGGCTGGGCGGCATGGTCGCCGCACTCGCGGTGTTCGTCGGCCTGACCGCCGGCGACGCCGTGTACCAGGCGGCCGGACTCGGCGCGGTGGTGGGCGGGTTGGGGCTCGCGGTGCTCGCGGGCCACGCGACCCGCCGCGCCTGGCCGCTCGCCCTGCCGGTACGGCTCGGGCTGGCGCTCGCGGCCGTCCCCCTGGTCGCGGTCGGCGCCGTACTCCTCGTACCGTCGTCGCGGGACAGCTCCACGGCGGTGATCGTCGCGACGGCCTCGGGCGTCCTGGCCGGCGCTCTCGCGGCCCGGCTCGCGGTCAACCACGCGCTCACCCTGACCACCCTGGTGGTGGCCGCGGTCGTGCTGCCCACGGCCGGGCTGCTCGCCGGCTTCGGCGCCACCCTGGTGGAGAGCGCCGGGGTGGTCGCGGTCCTGGCGATGGGCGCGCTCGCCGTACTCCCGGTGACGGCAGGTCACTTGGTGGCGCTCTCGGCGCCGTCCGACGCGCGGGAGGGCGTCTCGGGGGCCTCGGTGCCGGGCCTGGTGGCCCTCGGCCGCCGGGTGCTCGCCGGGCTGACGCAGGTCCTCTCGGCGGTCCTGGTGGCCGCGCTGGTGGTGCTCGGCACCGCCGCCGACGCGTACGCGCTGATCCTCACGCTCGTCGTCAGTGGCGTACTGCTGCTGCGCTCGGGCCAGTTGAAGATCACGGCGGCGGTGCTGCCGATGGCCGCGGCGGGCTTCGCGGGCCTCGCCACGGTGCTGCTCCACGCACCCGGCGCCCTCGGGGCGCCCGACTGGTCCGGCCCGCTGGCCGGGCTGGTGGCCGGCGCCGTCCTGCTCGGCACCGGAGTCGTCAGGGCCCTGCCCGCCGCCGAGCAGATCCGGGAGCGGCCCTCGTGGTTCTCCGGCCTCTCCTCGGCGCTCGCCCTGACGGCCGTACCGCTCGCCGTCGGTCTCTTCGGGGTCTTCGGCACCCTGATGAACATGGGTGAGTTGATGTGA